From the Musa acuminata AAA Group cultivar baxijiao chromosome BXJ1-2, Cavendish_Baxijiao_AAA, whole genome shotgun sequence genome, one window contains:
- the LOC103976801 gene encoding uncharacterized protein LOC103976801, with protein sequence MTSAAGGTPPQNPTLAAGESERRRSPIRKKTATRTRDASGKEDVVMEEEKEGAFLLGEPTFLDLGGGRLRCVETGHELLAKDEEAYGRTKACRLALIDAAVAQKKPPLNMFQPHPTSKSQLVCKLTGDSVNKSEEHIWKHINGRKFHNKLEQKEMEKHSSAEAVEKDTKQSKKQVKSTLGSRNRVRKKDINMNDSHTKKTKADDDDDMVEPEFWVPPVGSRWDLDDGKDRWDPQTNMVDEADDGSGLDGISEKDDPETIELSNRTKRMSIVVGPSSFASRKKKIKKAATLPNGS encoded by the exons ATGACGTCTGCAGCAGGTGGAACGCCACCCCAAAACCCTACCCTTGCTGCAGGAGAGTCGGAGCGGCGCCGTTCCCCCATCCGGAAGAAGACGGCGACGAGAACGAGGGATGCTAGTGGCAAAGAGGATGTGgtgatggaggaggagaaggagggcgCCTTCCTCCTGGGTGAGCCTACCTTCTTGGACCTGGGTGGCGGGCGTTTGCGGTGCGTGGAGACGGGGCATGAGCTGCTCGCCAAGGACGAGGAGGCCTACGGCCGCACCAAGGCCTGCCGCCTCGCGCTCATCGACGCCGCCGTTGCCCAGAAGAAGCCTCCCCTCAACATGTTCCAACCCCACCCCACCTCCAA GTCGCAGCTGGTGTGCAAGCTGACTGGTGATTCGGTGAATAAATCTGAGGAACATATCTGGAAGCACATCAATGGAAGGAAATTCCACAATAAATTAG AACAAAAGGAAATGGAGAAGCATTCCTCTGCAGAAGCAGTGGAGAAAGACACAAAACAGTCAAAGAAGCAAGTGAAGTCAACTCTGGGTTCTCGCAATAGAGTTCGGAAGAAAGACATCAACATGAATGATTCACATACCAAGAAGACAAaggcagatgatgatgatgatatggtgGAGCCTGAATTTTGGGTTCCTCCTGTTGGAAGTCGCTGGGACCTTGATGATGGAAAAGATCGTTGGGATCCTCAAACAAACATGGTTGATGAGGCAGATGATGGTAGTGGCCTAG ATGGAATATCTGAAAAAGATGACCCAGAAACAATTGAGCTTTCCAATCG GACTAAGCGAATGTCAATAGTTGTTGGCCCCAGCAGCTTTGcttcaaggaagaagaagattaagaAGGCTGCAACCCTTCCAAATGGTAGTTGA